The DNA window TCCCTCCATAGCTTCCCGTCTTTCCTTTCTTGCTCCATCGAGGGCACCGATGGTATGTTATTGATGGTGGATAAGAATACCTCGCCATTATTGTTCTCATTGTTTTCAGCTGAGTGTTGAAACAAGTCTATCTGGAACGGGTAGTTAAAGAACCATCCATTGGCACTGTCTGAGTTGGGAATTCCCCACATGACCTTTGAGTAGAGTGCACGGTCTTTGTACCATACATCAATCAGAGATACGAAGTCCGAAGGCAATGAGTCTTCAAGCTCATCCAAGTCATCATAGTAGTAGTCAGACTCGGCCCATTCTTCGGCAAAGAAATTACTTTCATTAGTTTGAACCACAGGGACATCCTTGTTCAATATAAGGGTGAAACAATCTGCATAAAACTTCCTGAATCCACCAACAGAAACAATTAAGCTCCTAACATCATCTTGTCTCGTTGATGGCCACAGAGATGTGCAAGCATTTTCCCACAGATCCTCTTCATTTGATATGGCACGAAAATCAGCACAGGCACAGCCTGCTCTTGCCAGAGCTGCAGCATCGAGACGCTTCAGTATATCATAGAAAAGGTCGGCACTCAGCGATGCCATGATCACAGCTTGCTGCAGTTGCAGCTAAAAGAGATGACACCAAATCAACCTGGAGCATAACAAAACAGGACTTTGGTTAGTTTCTTCTAACAGTATACCAATTGACATATATCAACAAATCTTCAAAGGCAAAATATGTGGTGTGTTGCTGAAATTCTGGGCCATCAGTTAAATTTCTTGGAATCCCAAGGCAGTGGAAGGAAACATAAAAGCATGAGTAGGCCAAAACGATCAAATTCCCAGATCTAGAAAACTAACGCATCCAGTTCCAAGCCTGCTCAGTCTCAGTAGCACAAAATCAATACGATTACCCTACAACTTACAGTTGTTATTTACATCACGGATACTCTTCGCTTCTATTGCGTTCTGACAATGAACGGAACAAACATTTTCAATTGGCCAGAGAAGCAATGCTGTGGTTACTCCATTAATGCCCAACAAAAGAACTGAGCACGTGCTTAACAATGAACTAAAATCTAGTAAAACAGAAGTTGGGAAACCAATCAGTCTCTGGCCAGGCACTGGGAGGAGGCAACGAACAGCTTGTACATAAGTTCTATTGGTTGGAGTGACAGCCTCTTGCTGGTGAGAGAAGAAATCATGGGCAGGAAACTAAAGCTGAATCAAAACCCCCCAAAAAACCCACAGATCTATGGTTACAGCTGCAGGAGGAGCGAGAAGCATCTAATAAGGAGGTCGAAAGCACAGCAACATCCCCCGGAGGGGAAGAGGGAGACGAGAGACTAGGCAGGCTCACCTCAAGAATCAAGATTCGTCAGAGAGGTGGATGAGGTAGAGACGACTGACTGACTATGGTGTCAGGGTTTAAATAAGACAGGCCCCAGCTGTCACCAGTTCCGGCCTCGCATCGCATCGTGAGTAACGTCGCCGGATAAGCGTACTAGGCCGGACCATGGTGTACGCGGGGTCGCGGACGTACCAACGAGCCACgggacggccggccggccggccggctgcgCGGCGTTGTGGTCTCTAGCAGCCTCCGCGGTGCAGCCGTGCAGGACGACCCGGTCTAGAGAGGGAGGAGCCTGTGCTGATCTGCCAGTGCCCACTTTTTTTTTCTTGGGGTGCCGGCGCACAGTTGGCCGATGCTCTCGGCTCTCCGTTGAGCTCTTTTACGCTGCTCCCTCGGTTATATTTTATAATACCTATCTAGATATACAATCGTATCTTGATAcataaaaactaaaaaaaaaactctcttcATCTCAGAAAGAATGTAAATCTCAATTTTTGAGGTAAGATTAGTGTATGTGTTAAATTGCACATTTACCCATACTCTATTATTCTAGAAACTAAAAAACAATGGTTACATATGTTCTTCTCATGGATGAATAGAATATGATAGATTTTAGACATGTAGTGGTATTAATAGGTGGATCCTATTGGAAAAGTTAATTTTAAGTCTACATTTATATTCTTTTTGAGATAAGATTTGAAACCAGATTACAttatttttgggacggagggagtatttcttACCACCCATGACGGAGGACGGAAATAATTTGAGGTAGGGCGAAGTCGATAACaaagaaagtaaaaaaaaattcaaaattaaaatGATTCAAGAGCACAACAGGTATTATAGCACAAATGTCAATTTATATACTCCTAAGATTTCAAATtacaagtcgttttgacttttgggttcatccattttactatgtatctagacatattatttatctagcaaaatggatgtaccaagaAAGTCAAAGCGACATAATTTGAAACGAAGGGAGTATCAATCTTTGCTAATTGCAACAGATACCTCTAGTTTACCTTTTTTTTGGATGCATCTATATTTAATAATACACACCATTccactatgctccaaaaattaacTAACCAGGTTAATTAATATCCAACTAATAATTAAACAAACAACTGAACATTGGAGACAAAAGAGTCAGGATTTAGAGTTGGGTCTTACAGTGCGATTCGTGCCTGTCTATGTATTGCTCGTACACTGGCCACTTGTTTGCTTGTGTGGTGTGCGTGTGCCGACGTGCTGTTCTGAAGTTGTGGAAATCCATAGCGTACTATTTTTTTTTAGTGGAATCCATAGCGTACTATCTACGGTAGCTAGGCCGTCGGGCAGGCAAAGCCCATGTGCGGACAGGCCCATAGCCACATGTCACAAGGCCCAAATGTGTAATTGAAGTAAAGGTTCGTCAAGTCAGTGACAGTGTGTCACAAGTCACGTCTTCCTCCTGTGTTCAGCGGACAGACTCAGAACTCGCGGACAGAGCTCGCAGCAGCAGGGCAGGGTGATTGACCGGTGATTCTTTCAGGGTAGAGATCCATAGCGCAGAAGGTCCCCCAGTCCCTAAATAACTCGCCGTGGGTGTATGTCCCACAAGTTTatttgatttataaaaaatacacgtaatatttgtatctctaaataaatttattaaaaaaactagatttaaagatCTTTTTAATTATACTagttatgtaccataaatattaatatttttttaatatatatttagtcaaagtggTTTCTCGGAAAGCGAAAACGACATATATTAGAAACGCGGGCGTGGCTTTGCCGCACCTTCCCTTTTGATTAGGCAGTGGCAATAAGAATATAGGTGTAGTGATGAGAAACAGAGCAATTTTttgttcattttatgatttttatgtatTTTTGAGACTTTATCATCATGAAGGTATAATTTTATTTGCCCCTTAAAAGCATAGGTAAAAGTTTATATGAAAAAAAATCCTTACTaaaacatgtgatattatggatgcaCTGCATAGTTCTACTCGTTAGGATTTCAGATCAACTTGGGtgttgtttagttcccaaaattttgcaaaatttttcaagattttccgtcacatcgaatctttagacgcatgcatgaagcattaaatataaataaaaaataaaactaattacacattttagacgaaattcatgagacgaatcttttaagcctaattagactatgattggacactaattgccaaataacagcGAAAGTGCTGcagtaccatttcccaaaaaaattcgccaactaacGTGCCCTTGATTTTCTAATTtacaatttttctgtgatttactatgcaattttaaagtttcagctaatttattttttgaaaaaaagagaTATAATGAAAGGTGGCCTGTATTTTGATTTGAGAAAAATCTGAGAAGGTTTACGCAAAAATTGTCGAGAGTGTCTCCAGAGCGCGGGTTGATTTTCGATAAAGTGAAGGTCTTTTTTGCAAAAAACCCAGAGCCCATCCgttctggactgcgggttgatttggaAATAATTTGAGGTGTTTCTTGTAAAATATTCTGAGAGGGCCTCTGGAGTGTGGGTTGATTTTTGAAAAATAGAAGGGGGTTTTCGTAAAATGACCGTGGATCGCCCGATCTGGGCCGTCCGCGCGTCCGATCGAACGGCCTCGAAAAGCCCGTGACGTGGCACGCTGGCTGGCCACGGTTTGGGGAcaggtttcatatgtaaaagattTAGGGACAGAAGGAGTACGTATCTAGATATGAGTATATATTATGCCTTATCTATACCTTAAtactaaagaggtaaaatttctaacACCATAATTTTCGTGCAGCCCTGCCTTCGTGTACGTGTCGGTTTTGGGGCGTCGGGCCCTCCCTGCTGATTCACGTTGCTTTAACATTGAGGAGGGAGATTAGGAGTGAGAAAGGAAATAGAAAGAAATATGGGGTTTCAGATGTAAAGATGTTAGAGACAAAGAAAAGGTAAAAGGGTCTTAATGATTTTTAAAATAGTTTGAGGTTCCTAGTGCAAAATATTCAGATCTAAGTGGACCTCTCCTAGATCCTGGTGGGCTTCTTTTTAAACCTGGGCTGAATTCTTGCAGTTGGGCCGACTTCGTTGTGGGCTAGACCAAGCTCAAGCAaacctttttccttttctttcgtttttctttttttataaaaacCGAGATCTTACCAAATTCaataaaaatcatagaaaaatagaaaaataccaAACTAGTTTTGTCAGCTTCATAAAAATGTGGTCTATCTATAGATGTTATAAACCTTGTTAGGTTGTGCTTTGTCTATGGGTGCGTTAAATCATCCTTGCATATGCGAGAGGCAGATCCAGAATACGCGAAGATggccgaggagtacgaggaggatgtCCTCGTCGTTGGTTTTCCCGAAGCCTTCACTAACTTTTCGTTGTCCGGTTCCTGCCCAagagccccgatgcataacccctacttctCAGCAATTATTATGTTTGATTGCGCATTAATAAGTTTTAAAGAGAAAATTTTACACCATATGATGTAGTTTTGATTAGAAACAAAATTTATTTTTATTGAAATATGTATTCATCAATGGTACAACTAATTATTTCGTGAACCAAAATCTTGAGCAAATTGTTGTCTAATGAAATCTAaacaaatatatttatataattcCTGATGAGGGCTGTCGTGTGAAAAAAGAGAGGTCTCCTGTCACAATTAGCGGACAGACCAATCCTTGACACATCGGCAAAAATGTTACGGAGGTTGATATGATGCGTCAAAAAAGCTACAAAGGTCGATATTGAGTCATAGAAACGCATAGGTAGTATGAAAAATTGAAGTTATAATATATTTATATCTAAATAATTATGCGCTTTACAATAGAAGGGAAAATATACCAAGATGTATTTTAATTCGATACAGGTTTATAGGACATTGTTATTTATTATCAGCATTAACTTATATTATGAATGTGATGGTCAtcataaataaattataaaagcatAAAACATAAGCAAATACATATCCTTCACATTATCATTTTGCATAAATGTTTAATAGTTTTTTCTTCCGTTGCAACGTacggacatatttgctagtaaaaattaaaatgacataatttggAATAAAGTGAGTGTAACATTAGACGTCCTTAGGATACTCTGCCATGATCGTTTGGTTAAACCTATAACTACTAGTAGTATGCCCGTGTTAAGCTATGGCGGCATACAAATTAAAACAACCAAAATATGTGCtgacaaaatttaaatttccTCAAAGACAAAAAAAATAGTCATGCCTTGCTACATAAAAAATATTTCACATACCGGTCACCTCTAAAACTCTGTAGCCAACTTTTTGCTCCAATTGTTTCCTTTTTTTGACAATTACATTGCAACTTCACTAATTATAATACAACAAAACATAAGATGAGAAATACACATTGTATGATCTCtaaagttctttttgataaaactgacAGAAGTTTCTTAAAAGACTAAAATGATTGCAGACACCCTGTACCCCTGTAGCCATAAGCTCGTGGAGCATCCACTCGATGTCCTATGCTTAACCTGCGCTCTTCAGTTGGGTCTGCCTCAACGACTTGGATGTGGCATAATTAGATGAAGAAAACGAAGAAAACATATACAAGATGCATCTTTATATACCTAACAGAAAAGCTTATGATTATGATTATATAATCCCGGCTGGCCTGGGCCCATGCCGTGCCGGACCGGACCGGCCCGTTGGACATCTATAATCCTGGCTCGACGACACCTCCTGATTCCGCTCGCCTGCTGCTCTCCACGCCGCGTTACCAGCTGCTGGACTGCCTGGCGCATTGGGCCTGGTCGATTTGTGCGTCCTGCGGCCAATGGGTAGGCTGGCGGCCAACCAGCGGCAGCACCGCAATCTGCAGCAGGAATCACGTCGCGCTATGGGCTGGTAGGCCAGCAGGGCTCAAGTTGGCCCATAGGCATGACCGCATGGGTCACGGCCTCAAAGGTGGCCGGTGAGAGCAACTGATTGGCAGCTCGCTTACGCTGAAATTTAGTTTATGCTGATATTTATATTGATTTAttgtaaaaaaaaatactatttatttatttattgaaaagtactgctgaaaaaAGCGAAAAGGCCAGCCAAATCTCTCTTCCGCCACTCTGCGGCTCCGCCCCTTGAGGCTTGAGGCTCGGACCCTGTCTCTAGTATTTCTCTATTCACTAATTCATTTGTTGGTTGAATATTCTTTATATTCTCTAATTTGTAAATTGTAGCTGTGTAGTTTTGTAGTCTTGTATCTATTCAATCAGACTGAAAAGTAAACATAGAATCCTGAATCTAAAAATTATAGATTGTTTACAATTAGAAGTAGAACCACGAATCTAAAAGTGGACAACGTATTTTTCTTGCAGTACAAAATATGTGGTTTAATCATTGTATCAATTGAAAAAAAATCCATACGTAGCCATGGGTAGAGGAGGCCATAGCCTTCGATTTATTCTGAGTCTGCCACTGCTAACATATAGCCCTGCTCGATTTGATGATGTGGACCTTGACTCTTGAGCAGCAGCACCACTCCACTGCTTCCTCCGAAGACCAGGGGACAAAAGAGGTACTTAGGCACGtgcacaaacaaacaaaaaaaagcaGAAAAAACAGACTGAAAATATTGCACGGCATCAATGCCAAGAGGTTTGCAAAGGCAGAGTAGTACGTAGTAATTTAATTTCCTTCGCCTATTTCGTGGACCAGCCAAAAAAAGGTTTGACGCAATGTTTAGTttcacggactaaattttagtccatgtcatatcGGACGTTCAGATATTAATTAAgaggactaaatatgagttaattataaaactaattatacagataaagactaatttatgagacaaatttattaagcctaattaacc is part of the Miscanthus floridulus cultivar M001 unplaced genomic scaffold, ASM1932011v1 fs_132_1_2, whole genome shotgun sequence genome and encodes:
- the LOC136530448 gene encoding probable F-box protein At2g36090 — encoded protein: MASLSADLFYDILKRLDAAALARAGCACADFRAISNEEDLWENACTSLWPSTRQDDVRSLIVSVGGFRKFYADCFTLILNKDVPVVQTNESNFFAEEWAESDYYYDDLDELEDSLPSDFVSLIDVWYKDRALYSKVMWGIPNSDSANGWFFNYPFQIDLFQHSAENNENNNGEVFLSTINNIPSVPSMEQERKDGKLWRELNDGIKLSWIIVNRKMKRAVNLTSWHPLSGQRHWPTDTDFVLRFGSVLPAKEVLPCQVAECIMLMKFRVTSMGSEEAGEPSTLALTELSMQIKDMGGVHLNGRCSLLLLKEALSCHRSRNYDEVLESCNLYLKAQSELKEEKIRSECRFDTLCIFSGITIFAAICTMCYRKF